The window GATATGTTTCACTTAATTTACCACAAGTTTCTTTTGCAGTTCTTTGGGGCTCAACCAAAATTCATTTATTTCATAACCAAAATTTATTTATTTCGTAATAGGCTATCATTAAAGACCTAAAAAGGTCAACAATTATTTCCGGTCTCCAAATAGACATTTAAGTCTCCGGCATAGATAGTTCCCATCCGGAAACCCAAGGATTCCGGATGGAGCAATCAGCACTCAGCTATCAGCGTTCAGCTTAATGTGTTGCTTGTCTTAGATTTTTTTCTCCCCGGCGAATCTGCCTATGGCACGACCGGAAACGGTAGTTTCCGGATAAACACTAGATAGGCAAATCCCAACAGCCTCTAATTGTAAGATTTTTAAGGAGAATCTTTTTGACAACGACCTACTTTTAGACTATGTTGCACGCCGTGAACGGCAATCATTTCTTATCCCTGGTAAAAGATGATCTCCAACGTATTGAGGCGGCTATAGCCCATAATCTGTCCTCCCATGTGCCGTTTATCTCGAACGTCAGCCGCTATATATTATTTAGCGGAGGCAAACGCATTCGTCCGCTCCTGATGATCCTATCGGCCCGGATGTGCGACTGTCACGGTGACCACAAGTTTGACCTGTCCGCCATTTTTGAATATCTCCATGCGGCCACGCTATTACACGATGACGTGGTAGATAATGCGGAAATCCGCAGGGGAAAGGCCCCGGCCAAAGATGTTTATGGAAATCAAGCGGTTATCCTGGTAGGCGATTTCCTTTATTCAAAATCCCTGTTCATTTCTGCCCTCCAGGGCAATATCCGCATCATGGAGGCACTCTTAAAGGCCACCACCCTCATGGCCGAGGGAGAAGTCCTGCAATTACTCAATGCCGAAAACCTTGAAATTACCGAAGATGAATACATGCAGGTTATACATCGCAAGACTGCTGTTCTCATGGCCGCCGCCTGTGAGGTAGGCGCCATCCTGGGCAATGTGCCTGCTGAAAAAGAAGAGGCCATGCGTTCCTATGGTGAAAATCTGGGGATAGCCTTCCAGTTGACCGACGATGTCCTGGACTATACGGCAGACATAAAGGAGTTTGGCAAAAAAGTGGGAAATGATCTGTGTGAGGGCAAGGTCACCCTGCCTCTTATCTCTGCCCTAGATAAGAGCACAAAGGCTGACTATGATAAGCTGAGAGAACTGTTCATGCAGGAGCACATCAGTCAGGATGATTTCATCACCGCACGAGGACTGATTGAAAAATATGGTGGTTTTGACTATGCTTATGCCCGGGCGCAGAAATCGATCGAAAGGGCGAGGGATAGCCTCTCCGTCTTCCCTCACTCCCCGACCAAAGATATACTTCTGGGACTGGCTGATTACATAATTACCCGCCGCAAGTAAGATTAAGCTTTCAGCGGTCAGCAGTCAGCCATCAGCTATCAAATAACAAGCCTGAGAAGGTCTTCGGCTATAATTAATTCACCATCATAATGGCGGCGGCAGGGTTCGATTAAATTACTATCATCGCAGATTGGATAAAGATGCGTCAGCATCAGCCGCTTGCAACCGGCTTCCGCAGCCATCCGGCCGGCCAGAGAGGGGGTCAGATGTCCTTCCACCTTCATACCTTCAGGACACGAGCACTCGCAGATAAACAGATCCGCCCGCCTGACTAACTGAACCAAACCGGCTGAATAATCCGTATCCCCGGAATAGACTATTGACCGGCCATCCTCTGTATCGATACGGACGGCCAGACTCTCAGGGGTGTGCGGCACTGGAGAAAAACTCAGTTTCAGACCTCCCAGAGAAACGGTCTTTTCTGTAGCTGTCTCCAATTCTTGAATCTGCATGAGGCCTGACGGCGGCATCACCCAATGGCCGAAGGCGCTCTTCATGTCTTCATACAGGCTGGTAACCCGGCCATGCGCTAATATAGTAAATGGTACGGTGCGCTGGTAGCCGAGGTTATATTTGGTCACAAAAAGAAAGGGGACCAAGTCTCCCACATGATCGGGATGAAAATGGCTCAAGAAAATAGCGTCGATTTGTTCAGGGGAAATCCCAACCTTTAGTAGCTGACGCAGCATACCCGAGCCACAATCGAGAAGCAGTATATAATTGTTGTACCGAACACAGGTAGCGGGCGCGGCCCGGCGCAGAGACGGGACACCGGTACCGGAACCAAGTACGATAACCTCGATCATTCCCGGCAAAGCCTCTTTCCAGCCTTAAAGGCCTCGGCCAGAGCGGCGGGATGTTCCAGTATGGCCCCTTTGTGGTCAATCTGGCGATAACCAAGGTATCCCTCAAAGGTGATGCCGATGGATTCAAAAAAGACACGCACCGTGGTGACCGAGCAATCAAAAAGATTTTTGCCCTTGGTGCCGCCCACAGACAGGAAAAAACCCTTGCGGCCACTCACCTCCAGCGCTGGAATCTGGCGGAGATAGGCCTTCTTGCACCACAGGGCCTGACAGCGGTCGATCATAGCCTTAAGCTGGGCCGTAACACTGTAGAAAAATACCGGTGAAGCAATAATTACGCGGTCTGCCGATTCCAGCCCGGGATAGATCAACTGCATATCATCCTGGACCACGCATTCGCCGGTCTCGTTGCAGGAACTACATTCCATACAGGGAGCAAAGTGTAACTCCCGGAGAAATATTTCTTCAACTGATGCCCCAACCTCAGCAGCCCCGCGCAGCATCTCCTTAAGGAGCAGATCCGAATTGCCGCCGGTCCGCGGGCTGGAATAGATGCCGATTACTTTCAAAGTGTCCTTACCGGGTCCTGTCAAAGTCAACGTAACTAAAGTTCAAATGCCAAAATCAAAATGTCAAATGAAATCCAAATGATTCAATGCCAAATTTTGAGCGATCAGCTGTCAGCTATCAGCGCTCAGCAAGACCGAAGAGAAAGGCGTATCCCCTTTTCTCCTGGCTGAAAGTTGATGTCTGAATGCTCGCCCATTTGATATTTATTTGAGCTTTGAACTTTGAACTTTTCTCCCTCACCTGCCCATTTTTTTCTTCATATCAGCCAACAATTCATAAGGAATGCGCAGACTCCCCCGCCCCCGGCCCAGTTCAATGCCCGGCTTATAGGCCCCATGATAGTCCGTACCTCCGGTAGGTATAAGATGATGCCTGCCGGCGATCCTTTGATAGCCCCGCGTCTGTTCCGGTGCATGTTCGGTATAGAAGACCTCCAATCCCTTGAGACCGGCAGCTTCCAACTCGCCTACTACCTTCTCCACCTCTTCCAGGGATTTATTTAAAGAGCCGGGATGGGCCAGCGCCGCCATCCCACCGGCCCGGGTAATGAGTTTAATGGCCTCTGCCGGCGTAAGACGAAATTTCTCTGCATAAGCCGGCCGCCCCTTTTTGAGATAAATATCAAAGGCCTCTTTTAAACTGCGGACAAACCCCTTCTGGACAAGGAGTTCGGCAATATGCGGCCGGCCCACCTGTCCGCCTCCGGCTACCCGCAAAAGCTCCGCGTAGCTTACCTCTATATGCAGGGAATGGAGTTTTTCTATTATTCGCTGATTACGGGTCTCCCGGGAATCCTGCAGTTTCCGGAGCACCGCAAGCAGATCTGCAGAGGTATGGTCGATAAAATAACCCAGTATGTGCATGGAACCGGATGGGATCTCCGCGCTGATTTCGATACCGGGTATAACCTCAAAATCAAGGCTCTGCCCCTCGGCCAAGGCCTCACCCACGCCTTCCACCGTATCATGATCGGTGATGGCCACGGCCTTGAGGCCGCATTCCTTCGCCTTGCGTACCAGTTCGGCCGGGGTCAGACTTCCATCCGAGGCCGTGGTATGACAATGAAGATCGATCAGATCAGGCATGCCGACCTTTCCGCCGACCGGAACCTTTCTCAGCAAAGGCTATGGGGATAACCTCTTCCATTCTTGTCAAGAACTTAAAATCCAGGTCCTTTTTAACATCATCCGGTATCTCTTCCATATCCTTCTCGTTTCGCTTTGGAAGAATAATCGTCTTTATCCCGGCCCGGCTGGCCGCCAGGACCTTGGCCTTTATACCCCCCACCGGCAGGATGCGGCCACGCAGAGTTATCTCCCCGGTCATAGCTGCCTGGCTATTGACCGGCTTATTGGTCAGAAGAGACACCAGGGCGGTAAATATGGCCACGCCGGCAGAAGGCCCGTCTTTAGGTATAGCGCCCGCTGGCACATGGATGTGTATATCATTTTTCTCAAACAAATCCTCGTCAATTCCCAGGCCCTTGGCCTTGGAGCGGACAAAGCTCAAGGCTGTTTCCGCCGACTCTTTCATCACCTCGCCCAACTTGCCGGTGAGCAACAACCGGCCATTGCCTTTCATTTTTGTCGCCTCAATGAAAAGGATCTCACCGCCGGCCTGTGTCCAAGCCAGTCCGGTAGCCACCCCGGCCACAGCCGTACGATCCGCCACCTCCGAGTAAAACTGGGGTGGTCCCAGAAACTCCGGCACCGCCTCGGCACGCACTGCAAACTTCTCCATCTCACCGGCAGCCACTTTCTTGGCAATGCCGCGGCAAATAGCCGCCACCTCCCGCTCCAGATTCCTCAAGCCGGCCTCACGGGTATATTCTCTTATAATCTTCTGTATGGCCTTCTTCTCAAAACGCACCTGTTTAGGTTTCAGACCATGTTCAGCCAGTTGCCTGGGAATAAGGTATTTCTGGGCGATCCGCACCTTCTCTTCGTCAGTGTAACCCGGCAATTCCAGGACCTCCATACGATCGAGAAGGGCAGGCGGAACCGTATCCAGGAGGTTGGCGGTCGTAATGAACATAACCTTGGAGAGGTCAAACGGAACATCCAGGTAATGATCGGAAAACGTATTATTTTGTTCCGGGTCCAACACCTCCAGGAGGGCCGAGGCCGGATCTCCCCTGAAATCGGCGCCAAGCTTGTCTATCTCATCCAGGACAAAAACCGGATTGTTGGAACCGGCCCGACGTATGCCCTGGATAATACGGCCGGGCAAGGCCCCGATATAGGTTCTCCGGTGCCCCCGGATCTCTGCTTCATCCCGCACCCCGCCCAGGGAGATACGCATAAACTTTCTCCCCATGGCCCTGGCCACAGATCGTCCCAGGGAAGTCTTACCTGTGCCGGGCGGCCCGACAAAACATAGGATGGGACCCTTCATGTCGGCCTTGAGCTTTCTTACCGCCAGATACTCAATAATCCGTTTTTTTACCTTCTCCAGATCATAATGATCTTCGTCCAATATCTTCTGGGCCTCCGCTATGTCCAGACTATCCTCGGTGCTTTCATGCCAGGGCAGATCCAGAATCCAGTCCAGATATGTCCTGGCTACCGTATATTCGGCCGAAGAGGGGTGCATCCTGGCCAGACGGCCGAGTTCACGCATAGCCTCTTTATTTACTACCTCGGGAAGCTTCTTCTCCTCTACCTTAGCCCGCAGTTCATCTATCTCGACGCTCAGTTCATCCTTTTCACCCAACTCCTTTTTAATAGCCTTTAACTGCTCCCGCAGGTAATATTCCCGCTGCGTCTTATCAATTTCCCCCTTGACCTGGGTGTGTATCTTTCGGCCAAGTTCCAGGATCTCTGTCTGTCGGGTAACCAGCCGCATCACCTTTTCCAGTCTGGCCTTGACCTCCAGGGTCTCCAGTATATCCTGGCGTTCGGATACGGAGATATTTAGACTGGACGTAATCATATCCGACAGGGTCCCCGGATCCTCGATATTTAAGGCAATTGTGCCCAATTCAGAAGGGATGTGGGGGCTTAATTCCAATATCTTTTGAAAGAGATTGCGCAGGTTATAAACAAGGGCCTCGGCCTCTTTGTCTTTAGCCATCTTATCATATAAACGTTCTAACCGGGCCTTCATATACGGCTCCGTGGAGGTTATGCCTGCATTCCGCATGCGGGCCACCCCCTGCACCAGCAGGCGCACCTGGTCTTCCTGGACCTTCATCATGCGCAGGATTTGAGCTGAGGTTCCCACATCATAGAGTTCCCCCTTGGGTTCAGACTTGGTTGTAAATACGGCCGCCAGGCGCTCGCCGGAAAGGGCATCATCAATGAGCTTGACCAGTTTCTTATCTGATATAGTCAAAGGGATAACCATCTGCGGGAAAAGGACGGTGTCTTCCACCGGAATTACCGGCCATTCTTCGGGCCATTTAATGCCTTCATCCCGTATCTCTTCGACCTTTATTTCTTCTTTTTGTTCAGTCATGAGCTTTATCTAC is drawn from Thermodesulfobacteriota bacterium and contains these coding sequences:
- a CDS encoding polyprenyl synthetase family protein → MNGNHFLSLVKDDLQRIEAAIAHNLSSHVPFISNVSRYILFSGGKRIRPLLMILSARMCDCHGDHKFDLSAIFEYLHAATLLHDDVVDNAEIRRGKAPAKDVYGNQAVILVGDFLYSKSLFISALQGNIRIMEALLKATTLMAEGEVLQLLNAENLEITEDEYMQVIHRKTAVLMAAACEVGAILGNVPAEKEEAMRSYGENLGIAFQLTDDVLDYTADIKEFGKKVGNDLCEGKVTLPLISALDKSTKADYDKLRELFMQEHISQDDFITARGLIEKYGGFDYAYARAQKSIERARDSLSVFPHSPTKDILLGLADYIITRRK
- a CDS encoding MBL fold metallo-hydrolase, producing MIEVIVLGSGTGVPSLRRAAPATCVRYNNYILLLDCGSGMLRQLLKVGISPEQIDAIFLSHFHPDHVGDLVPFLFVTKYNLGYQRTVPFTILAHGRVTSLYEDMKSAFGHWVMPPSGLMQIQELETATEKTVSLGGLKLSFSPVPHTPESLAVRIDTEDGRSIVYSGDTDYSAGLVQLVRRADLFICECSCPEGMKVEGHLTPSLAGRMAAEAGCKRLMLTHLYPICDDSNLIEPCRRHYDGELIIAEDLLRLVI
- a CDS encoding flavodoxin family protein; the protein is MKVIGIYSSPRTGGNSDLLLKEMLRGAAEVGASVEEIFLRELHFAPCMECSSCNETGECVVQDDMQLIYPGLESADRVIIASPVFFYSVTAQLKAMIDRCQALWCKKAYLRQIPALEVSGRKGFFLSVGGTKGKNLFDCSVTTVRVFFESIGITFEGYLGYRQIDHKGAILEHPAALAEAFKAGKRLCRE
- a CDS encoding PHP domain-containing protein; this encodes MPDLIDLHCHTTASDGSLTPAELVRKAKECGLKAVAITDHDTVEGVGEALAEGQSLDFEVIPGIEISAEIPSGSMHILGYFIDHTSADLLAVLRKLQDSRETRNQRIIEKLHSLHIEVSYAELLRVAGGGQVGRPHIAELLVQKGFVRSLKEAFDIYLKKGRPAYAEKFRLTPAEAIKLITRAGGMAALAHPGSLNKSLEEVEKVVGELEAAGLKGLEVFYTEHAPEQTRGYQRIAGRHHLIPTGGTDYHGAYKPGIELGRGRGSLRIPYELLADMKKKMGR
- the lon gene encoding endopeptidase La, coding for MTEQKEEIKVEEIRDEGIKWPEEWPVIPVEDTVLFPQMVIPLTISDKKLVKLIDDALSGERLAAVFTTKSEPKGELYDVGTSAQILRMMKVQEDQVRLLVQGVARMRNAGITSTEPYMKARLERLYDKMAKDKEAEALVYNLRNLFQKILELSPHIPSELGTIALNIEDPGTLSDMITSSLNISVSERQDILETLEVKARLEKVMRLVTRQTEILELGRKIHTQVKGEIDKTQREYYLREQLKAIKKELGEKDELSVEIDELRAKVEEKKLPEVVNKEAMRELGRLARMHPSSAEYTVARTYLDWILDLPWHESTEDSLDIAEAQKILDEDHYDLEKVKKRIIEYLAVRKLKADMKGPILCFVGPPGTGKTSLGRSVARAMGRKFMRISLGGVRDEAEIRGHRRTYIGALPGRIIQGIRRAGSNNPVFVLDEIDKLGADFRGDPASALLEVLDPEQNNTFSDHYLDVPFDLSKVMFITTANLLDTVPPALLDRMEVLELPGYTDEEKVRIAQKYLIPRQLAEHGLKPKQVRFEKKAIQKIIREYTREAGLRNLEREVAAICRGIAKKVAAGEMEKFAVRAEAVPEFLGPPQFYSEVADRTAVAGVATGLAWTQAGGEILFIEATKMKGNGRLLLTGKLGEVMKESAETALSFVRSKAKGLGIDEDLFEKNDIHIHVPAGAIPKDGPSAGVAIFTALVSLLTNKPVNSQAAMTGEITLRGRILPVGGIKAKVLAASRAGIKTIILPKRNEKDMEEIPDDVKKDLDFKFLTRMEEVIPIAFAEKGSGRRKGRHA